The sequence CAGTTTTGATTCTATTGAAAAACTGCCATTGCAATTTTCGGCATTAGCTTTAAAAAGAGAGATACCTAATCCTACTTTTCTTGTTGTACGCGAACTTATGAAAGGATCGGTTACGGTCTTTAGCATTTCACTGTCCATACCACAACCATTGTCGGTAATTTTGATCGAGAGAAGGTCCTTATCAGTGTTTTCATCTATAGTAATTTCCAGGATGTCGGCATCTGCTCTTATCGAGTTCATCGCAATATCGAGAATATGTAGTGACAATTCTTTCATTTTTAAAGCATAGCCTTTTTTATGTTCTGGAAACTCAGAGTTTCTAATTCCAATTCTGTGTACCTTTTTCCGATATCACTTAAATAATGCGCATCGGATGATGATATGATAAATGTATCAGGTGGAATTTTGTATTTATTTTTGTGTTTGGAAAGATTTTCTTTATTGACAACTTCAATGGCATCATATTCTAAATCGTCAGGAATGAAACCCAGTTGTGAGCCAATACTGTTTCTGTGAGAGTCAATATGAGCGGGGATAAATATTCCTTTGAGCGATTTTACCTTTTCGCTTATCTCGAAAACACTTTGATCGATTGATTGTATCAGGAGTAGTTTTTCTTCCCCCATTATATTTTCCCTTTCATCTACTATAAGTTGATTTCCAAAGAACTTAGGATTGTTTTCTTTCTTATTGATAAATTTATCAAGGTATTTCTGAAATTCTGAAAGCCTGTTCTCATCAGGGAAAAAGCAAAGACAATGTACTTCTTCCTTCGATGTTACTTCGGCA comes from Bacteroidota bacterium and encodes:
- a CDS encoding ATP-binding protein, whose translation is MKELSLHILDIAMNSIRADADILEITIDENTDKDLLSIKITDNGCGMDSEMLKTVTDPFISSRTTRKVGLGISLFKANAENCNGSFSIESKLNLGTVVKAQFQLSHIDRPVLGNIASVISMLFSSHPDINIYFGYKKENKYYSIKTQEIKDELNGISIQNPEVKFLIEEIIESELNNMDIKS
- a CDS encoding histidinol-phosphatase → MKFKADLHIHTVLSPCGDIDMSPPMIIDQALVKGLDIIGISDHNSTKNALVCRDIGSKNNIFVMMGAEVTSKEEVHCLCFFPDENRLSEFQKYLDKFINKKENNPKFFGNQLIVDERENIMGEEKLLLIQSIDQSVFEISEKVKSLKGIFIPAHIDSHRNSIGSQLGFIPDDLEYDAIEVVNKENLSKHKNKYKIPPDTFIISSSDAHYLSDIGKRYTELELETLSFQNIKKAML